The Coffea arabica cultivar ET-39 chromosome 4e, Coffea Arabica ET-39 HiFi, whole genome shotgun sequence genome includes a window with the following:
- the LOC113742547 gene encoding 1-deoxy-D-xylulose 5-phosphate reductoisomerase, chloroplastic — translation MALNLFSPTTEIKAISFLDSSKSNYNLNHLLKLQGGISLKRKDNGGTVGKKVQCSAQPPPPAWPGTALVEPGRKSWDGPKPLSVVGSTGSIGTQTLDIVAENPDKFRVVALAAGSNVTLLADQVKTFKPQLVAVRNESLVDELKEALADVEDKPEIIPGEEGVVEVARHPDAVSVVTGIVGCAGLKPTVAAIEAGKDICLANKETLIAGGPFVLPLAHKHQVKILPADSEHSAIFQCIQGLPEGALRRIILTASGGAFRDWPVEKLKDVKVADALKHPNWNMGKKITVDSATLFNKGLEVIEAHYLYGADYDNIEIVIHPQSIIHSMVETQDSSILAQLGWPDMRLPILYTMSWPDRIYCSEITWPRLDLCKLGSLTFKAPDNVKYPSMELAYAAGRAGGTMTGVLSAANEKAVEMFINEQIGYLDIFKVVEVTCNKHQAELVSAPSLEEIVHYDLWARDYAATLQFSAGLRPALV, via the exons ATGGCTCTGAACCTGTTCTCCCCTACGACTGAAATCAAGGCTATTTCATTCTTGGATTCCTCAAAGTCCAATTACAACCTTAATCATCTTCTCAAGCTCCAAG GTGGAATTTCTTTGAAGAGGAAGGACAATGGAGGCACAGTCGGAAAGAAAGTTCAGTGTTCAGCACAGCCACCTCCTCCAGCTTGGCCAGGCACGGCGCTTGTAGAGCCTGGTAGGAAGAGTTGGGACGGTCCAAAGCCTCTCTCAGTAGTTGGATCAACAGGGTCCATCGGAACTCAG ACGCTTGATATAGTTGCCGAGAATCCTGACAAATTCAGAGTTGTTGCACTGGCGGCTGGTTCAAATGTGACCCTTCTTGCTGATCAG GTCAAGACATTCAAACCTCAATTAGTTGCTGTCCGCAATGAGTCATTAGTTGATGAACTCAAAGAAGCTTTGGCTGATGTTGAAGACAAACCTGAAATTATTCCTGGAGAAGAAGGTGTCGTCGAG GTAGCCCGCCACCCTGATGCTGTCTCTGTTGTCACAGGAATAGTGGGCTGTGCTGGTCTAAAG CCGACTGTGGCTGCCATAGAAGCAGGGAAAGACATTTGCTTGGCCAACAAAGAGACGTTAATTGCTGGTGGTCCTTTTGTACTTCCTCTTGCGCACAAGCACCAAGTGAAGATTCTTCCTGCGGATTCAGAACATTCTGCCATATTCCAG TGTATACAAGGTCTGCCTGAGGGTGCTCTTCGACGTATCATTTTAACAGCATCTGGTGGTGCTTTCAG GGATTGGCCAGTTGAGAAATTGAAAGACGTCAAAGTAGCAGATGCGTTGAAGCATCCTAACTGGAACATGGGAAAAAAGATTACAGTGGATTCTGCCACCTTATTCAATAAG GGACTTGAAGTTATTGAAGCCCATTATCTTTATGGGGCCGACTATGACAACATTGAAATCGTTATTCATCCACAATCTATCATCCACTCAATGGTTGAAACACAG GATTCATCGATATTGGCACAATTAGGATGGCCTGACATGCGGTTGCCCATTCTTTACACAATGTCCTGGCCAGACAGAATTTACTGTTCTGAGATAACTTGGCCACGCCTTGATCTTTGCAA GCTTGGGTCTCTGACATTTAAAGCCCCAGATAATGTCAAGTATCCATCAATGGAACTCGCATATGCTGCTGGGCGAGCAGGAGGGACCATGACTGGAGTTCTCAGCGCTGCAAATGAGAAAGCTGTCGAAATGTTCATCAATGAGCA AATCGGCTATCTGGACATTTTCAAGGTTGTGGAGGTAACATGCAACAAGCATCAAGCAGAATTGGTGTCCGCCCCATCCCTCGAGGAAATTGTACATTACGATTTGTGGGCACGTGACTATGCAGCAACCTTGCAATTCTCTGCTGGCTTAAGGCCTGCTCTTGTATAA
- the LOC113740794 gene encoding putative disease resistance protein At1g50180, with the protein MADTIISLVIERTVDLLIKKSVFLKDVGRQIERVRNDLDWMRCFLKDADQKQDEDERIHHWVSQIRAAAYDAEDVIEIFASEVEFFTKNKGLVTKLTYYPLKIVNLYKIGKEIESLQIRLNDIADSREKYGIKNLGEGTSTQGEELQRLRRSSPISEDKDIVGFEKITKSLVKELLKGDKNRRVVSIIGMGGAGKTTLAKKVYNHADVRERFNCRAWVCVSSIYNHKETLRTIIKQLNPVTNELLDMLEKMQEQDLEKRVYQDLQDKCYLVVLDDVWKEAAWDCLSRRAFPDVGTSSRLLLTSRNRDVAVHADALSIPHELKTLGEDDSWQLFLKKALGHGANAVCPSNLEVVGRKIAGRCAGLPLAITVIGGLLLGKKKLKSEWEKVLNNFSAYLSRSQSEAGAILELSYADLPANLKYCFLYLGLFPEDSVISVRKLIHMWVAEGIMQKRDAKNLEETAAYDDVERLCSRNMVQVAEMTVDERIKSCRVHDLLRELAIRKAEDENFFQIHDTRDDEISAKSRYLAVHSLPLDKNYFGSSTLLRSLLFFNVHRENFSLSFKSFRKLRILDLEKAGMDYLPKEIGEVRLLRYLGLRRTPIRRLPH; encoded by the coding sequence ATGGCTGACACTATTATCTCTCTTGTTATTGAAAGAACTGTTGATCTGCTGATTAAAAAATCTGTTTTCCTGAAAGATGTTGGACGACAAATTGAAAGAGTCCGAAATGATCTGGACTGGATGCGGTGTTTCCTGAAAGATGCAGATCAAAagcaagatgaagatgaaaggaTTCACCACTGGGTTTCACAAATCAGAGCTGCTGCCTATGATGCAGAGGATGTCATTGAGATCTTTGCCAGCGAAGTTGAGTTCTTCACAAAGAACAAGGGACTCGTCACCAAATTGACGTATTATCCCTTGAAAATTGTGAACCTCTACAAGATAGGTAAAGAGATCGAGTCCTTACAGATAAGGCTCAATGACATAGCTGATAGCCGTGAAAAATACGGTATAAAAAATCTTGGCGAGGGAACGAGTACACAAGGAGAAGAGCTTCAACGTCTCCGACGGTCCTCTCCAATTAGTGAGGACAAGGATATTGTGGGcttcgagaagataacaaaATCCCTGGTGAAAGAACTTTTGAAAGGGGACAAAAACCGCCGGGTGGTTTCGATCATTGGCATGGGAGGTGCTGGTAAGACAACTCTAGCCAAAAAAGTTTATAACCATGCTGATGTTAGGGAGAGATTCAACTGTCGTGCTTGGGTATGTGTCTCTTCAATTTACAATCACAAAGAGACGCTGAGAACAATCATAAAGCAACTGAATCCAGTAACTAATGAGCTACTTGACATGTTGGAAAAGATGCAAGAGCAGGACTTGGAAAAAAGGGTCTATCAAGATCTACAAGACAAATGTTATCTTGTGGTACTTGATGATGTATGGAAGGAAGCAGCGTGGGATTGCCTATCCAGGAGGGCCTTTCCTGATGTTGGCACATCAAGTAGATTGCTGCTTACAAGTCGCAATCGGGATGTTGCCGTACACGCAGATGCTCTTAGCATCCCACATGAGTTGAAAACTTTGGGGGAGGACGATAGCTGGCAGTTGTTCCTCAAAAAGGCCTTAGGCCATGGAGCTAATGCTGTGTGTCCTTCAAATTTGGAAGTAGTAGGCAGGAAAATTGCGGGGCGATGTGCCGGTCTACCACTGGCCATAACGGTTATTGGTGGCCTGCTACTAGGCAAGAAAAAGTTGAAGAGTGAATGGGAGAAAGTTCTCAACAACTTTAGCGCATACCTATCAAGAAGCCAGAGTGAAGCAGGGGCGATTCTGGAATTAAGTTATGCAGATCTTCCTGCCAATCTGAAATATTGCTTTTTGTATTTGGGTTTGTTTCCAGAGGACTCCGTGATTTCTGTGCGCAAGTTGATCCATATGTGGGTTGCAGAGGGAATAATGCAGAAAAGAGATGCAAAAAATTTGGAGGAAACTGCAGCATATGATGATGTGGAACGACTTTGTAGCAGGAATATGGTCCAAGTGGCGGAAATGACTGTTGATGAGAGGATTAAAAGCTGCAGAGTCCATGATTTACTGCGAGAGCTTGCAATCAGAAAGGCAGaggatgaaaatttttttcagaTCCATGACACCAGAGATGATGAAATATCAGCCAAATCCAGGTACCTTGCTGTTCATAGTCTCCCTCTggataaaaattattttgggtCTTCAACCCTTCTCCGGTCTCTACTTTTTTTCAATGTCCACAGGGAAAACTTCAGTCTTAGCTTCAAAAGTTTCAGAAAGCTCAGGATACTAGACCTTGAGAAAGCTGGGATGGATTATTTGCCAAAAGAAATTGGTGAAGTCAGGCTTCTAAGGTATCTCGGTTTAAGACGCACACCCATTAGAAGGCTCCCTCAttag
- the LOC140005473 gene encoding disease resistance protein RPP8-like, whose product MKCDVPLKIEGLRNLQTQSCVPFDDIMHNNMITLTSLQKLGIEVDESSEINKLCMHLSEVGSLKALHLYCPAGIGQPQSLAGLSKLHHVTELKLRGLGWRMLPPDFPPNLSRLSLYFTSLEDDPMPALEKLGQLSFLKIEAAYLGPQLVISRHGFHQLKFLELNSLYDLDEIKVEEGALPQLQCLRIRNCRRLWKLPEELKHISTLDALELVDMPKDFISRLDADMVSSVPNLRIF is encoded by the coding sequence ATGAAATGTGATGTGCCTCTTAAGATTGAAGGATTGAGGAATCTCCAGACTCAGTCATGCGTACCCTTTGATGACATTATGCACAATAACATGATAACTTTGACAAGTCTTCAGAAACTGGGGATTGAAGTAGACGAAAGTTCAGAGATAAACAAACTCTGCATGCATTTATCTGAGGTTGGAAGCCTAAAGGCACTACATCTTTATTGTCCTGCAGGAATTGGGCAGCCACAATCTCTAGCTGGACTTTCTAAGCTCCATCATGTAACAGAGCTTAAGCTACGCGGGTTGGGTTGGAGAATGCTGCCTCCTGATTTCCCTCCAAATCTCTCTCGCTTGTCTTTGTACTTCACAAGTCTCGAGGATGACCCAATGCCTGCACTAGAGAAGTTGGGACAGCTGTCATTCCTCAAAATCGAAGCTGCATATTTGGGACCACAGCTAGTCATTTCTAGGCATGGCTTTCACCAATTGAAATTCCTTGAGCTCAACTCCCTATATGATTTGGATGAAATAAAGGTGGAGGAAGGCGCACTGCCACAGCTCCAGTGCCTGAGAATCAGGAACTGCCGCAGATTATGGAAATTGCCGGAAGAGCTGAAGCACATATCTACTCTTGATGCGCTTGAGCTTGTGGACATGCCGAAAGATTTCATCAGTAGGCTTGATGCGGACATGGTTTCCAGCGTCCCTAACCTCAGAATATTTTGA